The sequence below is a genomic window from Paracoccus sp. MA.
CGGAAGAGCAAGCACCTGCGGCAGCGCCTGTCGCCGAGAACCGCATCGAGATCGAGCTGGCCGGCGGTCACCGGATGCGGATCAGCGGGAGCTATGATCCCGAGGCGCTGGCGCGGCTGATCCGGGGTCTCACGGCGTGATCCCGGTTCCGGCCACTACGAGGGTCTGGCTGGCGGCCGGGGTGACGGACATGCGCAAGGGCTTTGCAGCGCTCGCGGCGCAGGCCGAGGCCGTGCTGAAGCAGGACCCGTTCGCCGGGCATCTGTTCGTGTTCCGGGGCCGTCGTGGCGATCTGGTGAAGGTCATCTGGTGGGACGGGCAAGGGGCTTGCATGTTCATGAAGCGGCTGGAGAAGGGGCGGTTCGTCTGGCCCTCGGCGAAGGAAGGCAAGGTGGCGCTGACGCCGGCGCAGCTGTCGATGCTCCTGGAAGGGATCGACTGGCGCGCGCCGGAGCGGACCTGGAGGCCCTTGGCGGCAGGCTAATCCAAGGGGCATGCAATCGCAGGATTCCCACAAGGAATCCCGTGAGATAGACTTCTCCCATGCTCGATCACACCCTGACCTTGCCGGACGACCCCGAGGAGCTTCGCAGCTTCACCGCGCGGCTTCTGGCCGAGGTGAAGGCGCAGGCGATCCTGATCGAGAAGCTGCGCCACCAGTTGGCCGGGCACCGGGCGCAGCGGTTCGGAGCCTCGTCGGAGACGGCCGAGCAGCTGCAACTGGCGCTCGAGACCAGCGAGATCGCCGCTGCCGCGATGACGGCGCGGATGAAGCTGCCGGACATCGAGGAGAAGGACCGCCCCAAGCGCCGGCCGATCCCGGATCACATCCCGCGGATGGAAGTGGAACTGACCCCGGGCGCCGAGGCCTGCGCCGATTGCGGCGGGCGGCTGCGCCGGATCGGCGAGGATGTGACCGAAGAGCTGGAGTATGTGCCGGGACGCTTCATCGTGAACCGGATCGTGCGGCCCCGGCTGACCTGCGCCTGCTGCGAACGGTTCGTCCAGGCCCCGCTGCCGACGCGCCCCATCGAGCGCGGCCGTCCCGGGCCTGGCCTGCTGGCCCATGTCCTGGCCAGTAAATATGCCGACCATCTTCCCCTCTATCGCCAGAGCCAGATCTTCGAGCGCGAAGGTATCGACCTCGACCGCTCTACTCTGGCGGACTGGGTCGGCAAGACCACCGCCCTGCTGGAACCGCTGTCCGAGGCCATCGGGCGCCATGTCCTGTCGGCCGAAGCGATCTTCGTGGATGACACGCCCGTTCAGATGCTGGCGCCGGGCACCGGCAAGACCCAGACCGCGCGGCTCTGGACCTATGCCCGTGACGAGCGCCCCTGGGGCGGGGATGCTCCACCAGCGGCATGGTATCGGTTCTCCGGCGACCGGAAGGGCCAGCACCCCAAGGATCACCTCGCCCGGTTCCGCGGCTGGATGCATGCCGATGGCTATGCCGGGTTCGAGGACCTCTATCGCTCCGGAGCCATCCGCGAAGTTGCCTGCATGGCTCATGTCCGGCGCAAGTTCGTCGACATCCACCGGTCGCAGGCGTCCCCCATCGCCGAAGAGGCCATCGCCCGGATCGCCCAGCTCTACGCCGTCGAGAAGGAGGCCCGAGGCTCGCCGCCTGACCCTCGCGCGCAACTCCGCCGCGCCCATGCCGCCCCGGTCTTCGACGATCTCGAGGTCTGGCTGGCCATGCAGCTCACCACGATCTCGGGTAAATCCCCACTCGCGGCCGCCATCCGCTATGCGCTAACTCGCATGGAGCGCCTGCCCCCTACCTTGATCACGGCATCCTCGAGCTCGACAACAACGCCGCCGAACGCGCAATGCGCGCCATAGCCCTCGGGCGGAAGAACTACCTCTTCTTCGGATCAGAAGCGGGCGGCAAGACAGCTGCCATCGCCTACACGCTGATCGAAACCGCCAAGCTCAACGCAATCGATCCCCACGCCTGGCTCGCCGACACCATCGCCCGCATCCCAGACTACAGGATCACCAAGGTCGACGACCTGCTGCCCTGGCGATGGAACGGGTAGCGGTCAGGCCGGACGGTTACTGCCGCGGCGGGCTGCTGACCGAAGCGACGGTCGCGCAGGTGCCGGTGGGCAGGTGAGGGGCGGAGGCGCCGCCGGTTCGACCATCGCGCCGAACCCCGGTCCTCTGCTATCGCCATGGAAGGATGTCCCTGAACCCCGCCTGATTGCACATCGGTTTTAAGAGGCGTTCTGGCCACCGCTATGCCTCGGCCTTGCGCTTGAACGCGCGTCATGCGTCCAAACCGCCTGCCGGATGCGCGCGCGCTTGTAGGCGTCGAAGATCGCCATGGCGTGCACGAAGAAGGCCCCTGCGAAACGGCCCACGAAGGATATCTCGGCTCCGGTGGTCATCAGGGTGAAGCCACCCAGCAGCAGCAGGAAGAACAGGAAGATCAGCCCGCGCTGCGGCTCTCCGTTCCAGACCTGGCCGGAACCCGGCAGCAGGACGGCCGAGGCCAGCACCAGATAGGGATTGGGCGGCGGCCTCATGCGCATTTCCTTTCGGCGGCGGCCTCGTCCAGGATATCCGCGCGCAACCCCGCCAGCGCCGCAAGAAGCGGTGCAAGCGTCTGAGGGGCAAGCGGGGTCCGTCCCATCTCGGCCTCGCGGAACAGCAGGTAGCGGCCGCGCTCGGCCTCGTCGGCAAGCCAGGTGATCCGCAGGCCCTTGGGCGAGATCACCAGCTCTTTCACCCTCGCATCGGCAAAGACCGCACGGTGGCGGGCCAGCAAGGCGGCGTCGCCGGGCGAGAGCGGCCTTTCGCTGCGCAAGGTGGCATCATGGGGAAATCCCTCGGGCAACAGGGTTTGATGCGGCAGGGTGTCGAAGGCCGAGAAGGGCTCGATCCCGCGCGGACGCGCCATCAGGTGGACGCGTTGCGAGACCGGCAGGGCGGCGGGCTGGGTCACCAGAAGCCACAGCGCCGGCAGCTTGCGATAGGTCAGCGTGTCGGGAACCGCCTGGAGATCGGTCTCGACCCCTTCGATGCGGCCCGAGACGCGGGCAAAGCCGGTCGGCGACACCGCGCGGCGCAGATCGCGCATCATTGGCGCGATGCGGTCGAAATAGCCGGCGCGGGCAGAGCTGCGCCGCGTCGCCTCGGACCTGAGGCGGAGGGCCAGGATCACCAGCCCCCCGCCAAGGATCAGGACGAGAAGCCCCGCCTGCATGTTCAGTAGCCCCTCGGCTTCGGCCAGGGCATGGTGAACTGCGCGCCGCGGTCCACGAAGCGGTAGCGCCAGAAGTGGAACCACAGCGAGACCACGATGTAGAAGGCGATCATCGCCACCAGTTGCGTGCCGTAGCCGAGGAACACCGCGAAGAAGGCCGTCCCGCACAGCGCCAGCAGCGCGAAGGCCGGCAGCGGGTGGAACGGATGTTCGTAGCCGCGCTTGATGGTGTCGAGCGGCCATTTGCGCCGGAACAGGATGATGTTCAGCGGCATGAAGGTGTATTCCAGCAGACCCGACAGGATCGAGAAGGTGATCACCTGGTCGATCGGCGCGCCAAGCGCGAAGATCAGCGCGATCGGCACCAGGAAGATGATCGAGCGATAGGGCGTGCGGTGCTTGGGATGCACCGCGCCGAACCAGCCCGGCAGGTAGCGGTCGCGCGCCATGGCGAACCAGGCGCGGCTGGCGTCGTTGATGCAGCCATTGGCCGAGGCCAGCGTCGCAAACAGCGTGCCGATGCCCAGAAACACCATCAGGAAGCTTGATCCGCTAAGCCGGGCCGCGTCGAACAGCGGCACGCCCGCCTGGCCCAGATATTCCCAGGGCATCAGCCCCGTGCAGACATACCAGGTCAGGGTTGCCGCGATGGCCAGCGTCATCACCCCGGCCAGCGTGCCGAAGGGCAGCGAGCGCGCCGGGCTGCGCACCTCTTCGGCGGCCTGGGTGGTGCCCTCGATCCCCAGATAGAACCACAGGCCGAAATGCATCGCCGCGAGGATGCCGAGCCAGCCGTAGGGCAGTGATGCGGCGCCCTCCATCAGGTCGGCATGGCGCAGCGGGCTGGTCCCCAGGGCGCCCGAGGTCGACAGGAACAGCACGATGATCGCCGAAAAGGCGATGGCGGTGATGACCAGGTTGAAGGTCAGCGTCGCCAGCACGCCGCGATAGTTCAGCCAGGCCAGGAACATGATGGCCAGGATGATGAAGGGCCGCTGGTCTATCCCGCCGTGATGGCCGCTCATCATGGCGACGGTATCGACGAGGAAGCCGACCGTGATCGCGTTCGCCGCCTCCAGCATGGTATAGGCGAAGACGAGATAGAGCCCGACGTTGAAGGCCATGAGCGGCCCGACGATATGCTTGGCCTGGGTATATTGCCCGCCGGCGGCGGCGACGGTCGAGGTCACTTCTGAATCGATCATCGCCACGCAGGTATAGAGGATGCCGGCGAACCAGCAGGCCATCAGCGCGGCATAGGCGCCGCCCTTGCCGACCGCGAAGTTCCAGCCCATGTACTCGCCGACCAGAACGATCCCCACGCCAAGCGCCCAGACATGGGCGGGGCCAAGCACGCGGGCCAGGCCGACATGTTCGGTTTTATGCACCTGTTCCATGTCACCCCCGATGCTGTTCTTCGGTCAGGGCTTCCAGTTCCCCCTCGCGGGAGGAGGTCAGGAACTCCTCGCTATAGGTGCTGTCGGTGCGGATCCAGTCCAGGACGATGACCAGGCCGAACACCGCCGAGGCGCCCCAGGCCGCATATTCCAGATAATCCCAAAGATCCATGATGCCCTCATTCTCCGAATTTTTCGGCGATCACGTCGCGATATTCGTTTTCCGAAAACCGCAGCAGGATTGCGTAATAACCCACGACGACAACGATCATCGCCAGCAATGCGCCGATCGAGAAACTGTAGTCGAAACGCGCGGTGATCATTTCGGCGGCAAGGCTCGGGTCGGAATAGCCGAGTTTATGCCATTGCTCGACCATGGCCGGGTTTTGGGCCAGCGCCTCCCATGTCGGATTTTCGAGGGTCTGCGGGTTTTTCGCGGACCCCGCGAGACCAAGCCACAAGGGAATATACAACGCGCCAATGGCCATGATCAGCAGGACGATCACGTCGATGATCTGGCCGATCTTTCCTTGGACGGGGGCATTGTATTTAGCCATGACGCAGGACCCTTTCCTCATAGCGCCTGGCTTTTCTGGCTTCCCTGGCCTCTCGGGCTTCGTCGAGGAACTGGATATCCAGCCCGTACATGAAGTCCCGGTCCTCGCGATAGTGGCGCAGCATCGCCATGATGGCTGCCGAATTGAACAGCAGCACCACCGCCCCGCCGATCAGCAGCACCGTCCGCGCTGCCGCCGACGGCGCCAGCGACCAGGTCCCGATCGCCACGAAGATGATCGCAAACCAAAGTCCCAGCACAAAGGCCAATGCCACGGCGATGTCGCGCCGATGCATGGTTTCGATCCGTTTCGTCAGATTCGACACGTTGCATTCCTCCCTGAGGCCCGATTTTTGATAAGTCGTCCGCGTGGGCCGTAGCGCGATTCTTTCTGCGCTCGAAAGCTTTTTTCTCTACAGGAAAGGCATCCTGCGACATTCTGTCAAGTTTCTTCTTCAGCGGAGAGAGATTTTTGGCCGAGGGAACGCCGGTCAAGGCCGTGCGTGCCAAGCGCAAAGCGCGCTTGGCCGTCGCCTTGGGATCCATGAATTACATTGATATATCAAGTGATTGGTTCAAGGTCGCGCAAACCGGCGTCCGGTCCGCGCGACAGGATTTTCCCATGCGGGCGATCGTCAGTTGCGGCGAATCACCGGGCGACGGTGACGGTGCAATGCGCGCGTGCCATGACATCGGCCGCGACAGAGCCCAGCATCAGTCGCGACAATCCACGCTTGTCACCGGTTCCGACAACGATCTGGTCATAGGCGTTGTGCTCGGCATAGGTCACGATTCCCGCCGCGGCTTCGCGGTTGACGATGTCGACCTGCTTCACCTCGGTGACGCCGTTCTCGAGCGCGAGGGTGCGGGCGCGCTCGAGCTTGTCGGTCATTTCCTGATTGGTCCAATGATGGATGACCGGGCCACGCGCACCGCCATGGGCGATATTCACCACGCATATGGTCAGCGACGCGCCGAATTTCGCAGCCAGCTGTGCAGCGTAAGCGACGGCAATATCGGAATGATCGGTTCCGTCGGTTGGACAAAGGATCTTCTGGATCATCGGATTTCCTCCCTTCTTAAATCCACAAGGCGGGAGGCTCCCATTTTTACCTGTGACTTGCCAAGGAGTTTTTGAAGGAAGGGCCATAATTCCTGCAAGCCGGTTCCGTCGATTTGCAGCGGCCGGGCGATTGCCGCCGCCCCGCTGGCCCACGTCCGGAACGGCCAACCCGCGAAACGGCAAGCAAAAACGGAACGGCTGTCCTGGAGTTGGGGGCCGTTGATCTTGCGGTTATATGAAGAAGACGATCAGGATGGATGCGCCCAGGCTGCGGGTAAAACAGGGGAATCGAGGACGACGGATCGGGTGAGCGCAGGGCGGGACGAACTCCAAACCGCATGCTGTCTCGGATATCCAGACGGGCAAAGATCGGCGGCACATTGCCGCTGCGACCAGAGGCCAGCGCATTGGCCGACAGCACCTCGAAAAGCGGTTCGCGCTGGCCGGTTTCGCCGCAGCGCGCGAAGCCCCGCAACCGGCGTAGCGTTTGACCGCTGATCATCGAAATCTGGACCTTCGGGCTATATTGCGCCATGGTCGCTTCTTCCGGGTGGCGCGTCGGAAGCCGGGCCGCATCGCCGGCAAAGATGGCTCGGCCCTGCCCGGAGCACCATCCGCGACCCCGGAAAAGGACGACCCGAACCATTGACCTGCACGCCTCAAGCCGCCTCTCTCCAGTTCCGTCCGCCGGAGGGAGAGCGTTATCCCGCCTTCAAGCGCCACATCCCCGAACGGCTGTTCTATGTGGTTCCCAGCGCTGATGTGGCTGGCGCTGGCGATCCGTTACCGCAGCCTGACGCTTCCCAGCGCCGCCAATCCCGCGATGGAGGCGGGGGGCCTGTGGGGCGAAAGCAAATCGCAGGGGCTGGACCTGTTCGGGTCGCAGGGCAGGGCGCGGCTGGCCCGTTTTGCCCGCCTTCGTTGCGATCCCGGAACCGAGGCCCCCGTGGATTGCGCCCTGGCCGCGATGGCCGAGGCCGGGCTGGATTTCCCGGTCGTCGCCAAACCCGACCGCGGCTATCAGGGCTGGGGAGTCAGGCTGATCCAGCGGGCCGGGGATCTGGCGGATTATCTGTCGGTGCAGCCTCCGGGCACTGTCATCCTGTTGCAGGAACTGGTCGACTTGCCCGGCGAGGCGGGGATCTTCTATCTGCGCCATCCCGACCAGGTGCGGGGACGCATCGTCTCGATGGCCTTCGTCTATCCGCCCCATGTGATCGGTGACGGTTGCCGCAGCGTGGCCCAGCTGGTCCGGGCCGACAAGGTCCTGCGTCCGAACAGCGCCATCTATCGCGACCGCCATCCCGAAAGCTGGGAGACGGTGCCCGGCCCCGGCGCCTTCCACGTCCTGACCAATGCCCGCAGCGCAAGGCTCGGCGCGGTCTATCGCGACGCGCAATCGCTGGTGACGCCGCAGCTGGAATCGCTGATCGACGAGATCTCGCGCGAGATACCGGATTTTCATTTCGGGCGCTTCGACATCCGCTTCCGCAGCGTCGAGGACCTGGGTGCGGCCCGCGATTTCAGGATATTGGAGCTGAACGGCGCCGGTGCCGAGATGCTGCATTTCTGGGCCGGCGGCAGCACGCTGCGGCAGGCATACGGTGCGTTGTGGAAACAGTATCGCTGGCTTTTCGGCATCGGCGATGCCATGCGAAGGCGTGGGGCGCGGCCCGTCGGCCTGCGCGCCATGATCCGGTTGCAGCGACAACAGGAGGCGCTGCGGCGCGTCTATCCCCAAAGCTCGTGAACATCCCTTGCGCAGCTGCGCGCCGGGCGAGACAATCCCGCCGTCGAGCGGTGCGGCGGCTTCAGTCCTCCGCAAAGGAGCCTTGCATGATTCCCGATCTGCCCATCTGTCCGCCCCCCGGCCAAACCATCGTGATCCCCGCGCCGGAACAGACGCTGGCCGAAGGGGCGCTGGGTTTCGTGCTTGAGCCGTTCCAGCCGTTGCGCGAACAGTTCTCGGCGATCACCGGCATCGGGCTGGAACCCGACGACGCCTGGCCCGGGGAACAGGGCCGCACGGTCCGGCGAATGCGGCTGGCGCGCGGGGACGGGCAGGCCCGACTGGGCTATCTGGCGGCGGGCCAACCCGGCGGGCGGCGGGTGATCTTCCTGCATGGCAGCCCCGGCACCGCCGAGGAATGGGACCGCTTCCTGTTGGACGTTCCGGTCGGGCAATATCACATGGCCGTGGACCGTCCCGGCTTCGGCGCCAGCGGGGAAAAGCCCGAGCCCGATCTGGCCGGTCAGGCCGCCGCCGTCGCCCCGCTTCTGACGGCGGGCGGGACCGGAGCCGCGGTATTGGTCGGCTATTCCTATGGCGGCCCGGTTGCGTTGCGGCTTGCCGCCGACTATCCCGACCGGGTTGCGGGGGTTCTGCTGATCGGCGGCGCCGCCGATCCGGAGCTGGAGGAAACCCATCCCCTGCAGCAACTGGCCGCGCTTGATTTCTTTGCCGGGCTTCTGCCCACGGAACTGGCCAACGCCAATGCCGAGCTGATGAATCTTCGGCCCGGGCTTGAAGAGCTGACCCCCGACCTGGCGCATGTCACTGCCCCCGTCACCATCGTCCAGGGGCTGGCCGATACGTTGGTGCCGCCTGAAAACGTGGCCTTCCTGCAGGCGCATTTGCCCGGCAGTCCCGGCCCGCGGCTGATCCTGATCGAAGAGGCCGACCATTTCCTGCCCTGGACGCATGCCGACCTGCTGCGCGCAGCTCTGGCTTGCGTCATCGGGGACGGAAAGTCGTCGTCTCAGTCGCCCGAGCGCCCCCCCTCGTCCTTGTCCGAGGCGAAATAATAGACCGTGAAGCGGTGGCTCAGCCAGACCGCGCCGATCACCAGCCCAACCATGACCGGCCAGGCCCAATTGCCCAGCAGATCGAACAGGACCAGGTTGAGGCCGAACGCCCCGAAGAACAGCGCCGCCGTATATACTGCCGCGACCACGCCGTTCACGATTGCGAAACGGCGAAAATCGACGCGCAGGAAACCGCTGGCCATGAAGACCGGAGGCAACAGCCGTGCCAGCAGCGCCGCCGGCAGGACGCCGCGATCCAGCAGCCGCCGTCCCCGCTCCAGCATCTTGCCGTCCACCCAGCGCCGGACGAGACGGTTGCTTCCGGCCAGCGCGCCGATCCCGTAAAGGGCCCAGTCGCTGATGATATTCCCGGTTACCAGCGCCACCAGGGCCAGTCCGGTGCCGATCTCTCCTGCGGCGGCCAGTGCCGCGCCGGCGATGATCGCCCCTTCTTCCATGACAAAATTCGCAAGAAACAGCAGCAAGGCCAATATCAGCGGATTGCCCAGATATTGTTCGATAAGGGCTTCCACCGCGCGGAGTCTCCTTGGGGCGAGGGGCGGGACAGATCAAGCTAAGGACACCCACCCGCAAACGCAAGCCACAAGGCTTGCGCCGGCGACACGCATGGCGCCGAACGCATCCAGATCGCGCGATGCCCAGAGGCACTCGGCCCCCGGGGTGACGTCGATCTCCTCATCGATCTTGCCGCGATATCAAGCGCACTGCCACCAGGCGGGAAAAAGCAGATACTGCCCATCTAATCTGTTTATTTGACAACTCCCTTGTGCTATCCGGTCGCCGACGGTGCCCCGCAAGGGGTGAAAAGGGAATGCGGTGAGGGAAACCGATGCCGCAGCTGTGCCCGCAACTGTAACCGGGAGCGACCCGCATATGCCACTCTGCCCCAGGGCGGGGGAAGGCGCGGAACTCGCAAGGAACCGGAAGCCAGGAGACCTGCCGTCGCTGTCGCCCATCCCGCGGCCGGGACAAGCCGAGGGTGCGGATTTCCGCTGCGGTGACCCATGTGGATCGAAGGCAGCGGTATGTGCGATGCGACCGATAGAATCTGAACTCGCGCGCGCGGCGGAAGAACCGTCGCGGCAATGCCTTCGTATCCGGCTTCCCTTCCCGTTGAACGAGGATAAGTGCCGAAATGAAGGTCCGCCATATCATTCCCGTGCTGTTGGGCACGACCCTTGCCGTCCCGCCTGCCACCGCCGAGGACGCGGTGACGCTGGATACCATCGTCGTCACCGCCTCGCGCGCCGACCTGCCTGAACGCGCCATCGGCAGCGCCGTCACCGTCGTGACCGAGGAGCGCGCCCGCCGCGAACAGGCGAAGCGCATCACCGACCTGCTGCGGGACGTGCCGGGGGTTCAGGTCTCGCAGGACCGTCCCGGTGCCTGGACCAGCATCAGCATCCGGGGATCGGATAACGGCCAGGTGCTTGTCCTGATGGACGGGGTCCGGCTTGGCGATCCGTCCTCGACCGAGACGGCGTTCCAGTTCGACCATCTGGATGTCGAGGGCATCGACCGGATCGAGGTGCTGCGCGGCAACCAGTCCTCGCTTTACGGATCGGACGCGATCGGCGGCGTTGTCAACATCATCACCAGGCGCCCGGTCCAGGACGGCTGGCGGCTGTCCAGCGGATTGGAGCTTGGTCCGGACGGCTGGCGCCGGGCCACCGCGACCCTGCTATGGAAAAGGGGCGATCTCGACGCCCGGGTCAGCGGCTTTTCCACGCATTACGACGGCCCGTCGCAGGCCGATCCGCGCACCAGCCCGGTTCCCGGCCCCATGGACAACGACGCCCATCGCGGCAACGGGATCGGCACGGCACTGGGCTGGCAGATC
It includes:
- a CDS encoding DedA family protein — its product is MEALIEQYLGNPLILALLLFLANFVMEEGAIIAGAALAAAGEIGTGLALVALVTGNIISDWALYGIGALAGSNRLVRRWVDGKMLERGRRLLDRGVLPAALLARLLPPVFMASGFLRVDFRRFAIVNGVVAAVYTAALFFGAFGLNLVLFDLLGNWAWPVMVGLVIGAVWLSHRFTVYYFASDKDEGGRSGD
- a CDS encoding APC family permease, which encodes MEQVHKTEHVGLARVLGPAHVWALGVGIVLVGEYMGWNFAVGKGGAYAALMACWFAGILYTCVAMIDSEVTSTVAAAGGQYTQAKHIVGPLMAFNVGLYLVFAYTMLEAANAITVGFLVDTVAMMSGHHGGIDQRPFIILAIMFLAWLNYRGVLATLTFNLVITAIAFSAIIVLFLSTSGALGTSPLRHADLMEGAASLPYGWLGILAAMHFGLWFYLGIEGTTQAAEEVRSPARSLPFGTLAGVMTLAIAATLTWYVCTGLMPWEYLGQAGVPLFDAARLSGSSFLMVFLGIGTLFATLASANGCINDASRAWFAMARDRYLPGWFGAVHPKHRTPYRSIIFLVPIALIFALGAPIDQVITFSILSGLLEYTFMPLNIILFRRKWPLDTIKRGYEHPFHPLPAFALLALCGTAFFAVFLGYGTQLVAMIAFYIVVSLWFHFWRYRFVDRGAQFTMPWPKPRGY
- a CDS encoding universal stress protein, producing the protein MIQKILCPTDGTDHSDIAVAYAAQLAAKFGASLTICVVNIAHGGARGPVIHHWTNQEMTDKLERARTLALENGVTEVKQVDIVNREAAAGIVTYAEHNAYDQIVVGTGDKRGLSRLMLGSVAADVMARAHCTVTVAR
- a CDS encoding alpha/beta fold hydrolase; the encoded protein is MIPDLPICPPPGQTIVIPAPEQTLAEGALGFVLEPFQPLREQFSAITGIGLEPDDAWPGEQGRTVRRMRLARGDGQARLGYLAAGQPGGRRVIFLHGSPGTAEEWDRFLLDVPVGQYHMAVDRPGFGASGEKPEPDLAGQAAAVAPLLTAGGTGAAVLVGYSYGGPVALRLAADYPDRVAGVLLIGGAADPELEETHPLQQLAALDFFAGLLPTELANANAELMNLRPGLEELTPDLAHVTAPVTIVQGLADTLVPPENVAFLQAHLPGSPGPRLILIEEADHFLPWTHADLLRAALACVIGDGKSSSQSPERPPSSLSEAK
- the tnpB gene encoding IS66 family insertion sequence element accessory protein TnpB (TnpB, as the term is used for proteins encoded by IS66 family insertion elements, is considered an accessory protein, since TnpC, encoded by a neighboring gene, is a DDE family transposase.) codes for the protein MIPVPATTRVWLAAGVTDMRKGFAALAAQAEAVLKQDPFAGHLFVFRGRRGDLVKVIWWDGQGACMFMKRLEKGRFVWPSAKEGKVALTPAQLSMLLEGIDWRAPERTWRPLAAG